In Prosthecomicrobium sp. N25, one DNA window encodes the following:
- a CDS encoding efflux RND transporter permease subunit, with the protein MKLGLAGSLTRTFIGSALTPLFLLAALAMGLVALVTLPREEEPQISVPMVDIRVSAPGLRAEDAVKLVTEPLETIVTGINGVEHVYSQTRDNGATVTARFVVGTSSDAAVLRVHDKVRANMDRIPVGIPEPQIVGRGIDDVAIVSLTLAPRPSVAADVTAADLTRIARELRAEVAKVENVGLTYLVGETGEAIRIAPNPEKLALYGITLQQLSAKVTAANRAFPTGLVRDGGEQIEVMAGETLQTPAAVGDLLLTARDGRPVYVRDVADIAFATATGETYVAYVTRGADGAMVRVPAVTLAVAKRAGANAVTVAHEILGRVEGLRGSLIPDSVDVAVTRDYGDTANEKANELLFHLGLATLSIIALVWLAIGRREAFVVAIVIPVTILLTLFAARLMGYTLNRVSLFALIFSIGILVDDAIVVIENIARHWGMADGRSRRDAAVEAVAEVGNPTIVATLTVVAALLPMLFVSGMMGPYMSPIPANASAAMIFSFFVAVMVTPWLMLKVAGRAPVHGSDSGHGALGRAYAVVARPILRSKGASWAFLLAVGVLTLGSLGLFYTKDVTVKLLPFDNKSELAVTIDLPEGASVEATDAVAQGIARVALGLPEVVSVQTHAGTAAPFNFNGLVRHSYLRAEPQLGDVQLNLTPKGERSRASHDIALDLRRRIAEVPVPAGTSLKVVEPPPGPPVMATLLAEIYGPDADTRRRTAAKVEEAFRSVPFVVDIDNSYGTPARRLRATISTDDLEFFRVEESDVFDTLRILNGSSTVGYSHRGGGRAPIPIVLERPKSERVVDERSLTTPIPANVLPGDRGVVELGDVVRTRVEPASFPVFRHNGRYAEMVTAELAGAFEAPLYGMLAVQDALDRQDWTGLTRPAVALHGQPASEAKPTLLWDGEWEVTWVTFRDMGAAFGVAMLGIYILVVAQFGSFKLPLVILTPIPLTFIGILGGHWLFHAPFTATSMIGFIALAGIIVRNSILLVDFVRHAPREAPGEGPGAAPVARPLTDILIEAGSIRFKPILLTALAAMIGAAVILTDPIFQGLALSLLFGLASSTLLTVLVIPAIYRVLRT; encoded by the coding sequence ATGAAGCTCGGCCTGGCCGGCAGCCTGACGCGGACCTTCATCGGCTCCGCGCTCACCCCGCTCTTCCTCCTCGCCGCCCTCGCCATGGGCCTCGTCGCGCTCGTCACGCTGCCGCGCGAGGAGGAGCCGCAGATCTCCGTGCCCATGGTCGACATCCGCGTCTCCGCGCCGGGCCTGCGGGCCGAGGACGCGGTGAAGCTCGTCACCGAGCCGCTCGAGACCATCGTGACGGGGATCAACGGGGTCGAGCACGTCTACTCGCAGACCCGCGACAACGGCGCGACCGTCACAGCCCGCTTCGTCGTCGGCACCTCGTCGGACGCCGCGGTCCTGCGCGTCCACGACAAGGTGCGGGCCAACATGGACCGCATCCCGGTCGGCATCCCCGAGCCGCAGATCGTCGGCCGCGGCATCGACGACGTCGCCATCGTCTCCCTGACGCTCGCGCCGAGGCCCAGCGTTGCGGCCGACGTGACCGCCGCCGACCTGACCCGCATCGCCCGCGAGCTCCGCGCAGAGGTGGCGAAGGTCGAGAATGTCGGGCTCACCTACCTGGTCGGCGAGACCGGCGAAGCGATCCGGATCGCCCCGAACCCGGAGAAGCTCGCGCTCTACGGCATCACCCTGCAGCAGCTCTCTGCCAAGGTGACGGCCGCCAACCGGGCCTTCCCGACCGGCCTCGTGCGCGACGGCGGCGAGCAGATCGAGGTCATGGCCGGCGAGACCCTGCAGACCCCGGCGGCAGTCGGCGACCTGCTGCTGACCGCCCGCGACGGGCGTCCGGTCTACGTCCGCGACGTGGCGGACATCGCCTTCGCCACCGCGACCGGCGAGACCTACGTCGCCTACGTGACCCGCGGCGCCGACGGCGCGATGGTCCGCGTGCCGGCCGTCACGCTGGCGGTCGCCAAGCGGGCCGGCGCCAACGCGGTGACGGTGGCCCACGAGATCCTGGGGCGCGTCGAGGGCCTGCGCGGGTCGCTGATCCCGGACAGCGTCGACGTGGCGGTCACGCGCGACTACGGCGACACCGCCAACGAGAAGGCGAACGAGCTCCTTTTCCACCTCGGCCTCGCCACCCTCTCGATCATCGCCCTGGTCTGGCTCGCCATCGGGCGCCGCGAGGCCTTCGTGGTGGCGATCGTCATCCCGGTGACGATCCTCCTGACCCTCTTCGCCGCCCGGCTGATGGGCTACACGCTCAATCGCGTCTCGCTCTTCGCCCTGATCTTCTCGATCGGCATCCTGGTCGACGACGCCATCGTGGTCATCGAGAACATCGCCCGCCACTGGGGCATGGCGGACGGCCGCTCGCGGCGGGACGCCGCCGTGGAGGCGGTCGCGGAGGTCGGCAACCCGACCATCGTCGCCACCCTGACGGTCGTCGCCGCCTTGCTGCCGATGCTCTTCGTCAGCGGCATGATGGGCCCCTACATGAGCCCTATCCCCGCCAACGCCTCGGCGGCGATGATCTTTTCCTTCTTCGTCGCCGTGATGGTGACGCCTTGGCTGATGCTGAAGGTCGCCGGCCGGGCGCCGGTCCACGGCTCCGACTCCGGCCACGGCGCGCTCGGCCGCGCCTACGCGGTGGTCGCCCGGCCGATCCTGCGGTCCAAGGGCGCGAGCTGGGCCTTCCTCCTGGCCGTCGGCGTCCTCACCCTCGGCTCCCTGGGGCTGTTCTACACCAAGGACGTCACCGTCAAGCTGCTGCCCTTCGACAACAAGTCCGAGCTCGCCGTCACCATCGACCTGCCCGAAGGCGCCTCCGTGGAGGCGACGGACGCGGTCGCGCAAGGCATCGCCCGGGTGGCGCTCGGCCTGCCCGAGGTGGTCTCCGTCCAGACCCACGCCGGCACGGCCGCGCCCTTCAACTTCAACGGCCTCGTGCGCCATTCCTATCTTCGGGCGGAGCCCCAGCTCGGCGACGTCCAGCTGAACCTCACCCCGAAGGGCGAGCGTTCGCGCGCGAGCCACGACATCGCCCTCGACCTGCGCCGCCGGATCGCCGAGGTCCCGGTCCCGGCCGGCACCTCCCTGAAGGTGGTCGAGCCGCCGCCCGGCCCGCCCGTGATGGCGACCCTGCTCGCCGAGATCTACGGGCCGGACGCCGACACCCGGCGCCGGACGGCCGCCAAGGTGGAGGAGGCCTTCCGGTCCGTTCCCTTCGTGGTCGACATCGACAACAGCTACGGCACGCCCGCCCGCCGCCTGCGCGCGACCATCTCGACCGACGACCTGGAGTTCTTCCGCGTCGAGGAGAGCGACGTCTTCGACACGCTCAGGATCCTCAACGGCTCCTCAACGGTGGGCTACTCCCACCGGGGCGGCGGCCGGGCCCCCATTCCGATCGTGCTGGAGCGCCCGAAGTCCGAGCGCGTCGTCGACGAGCGCAGCCTGACCACGCCGATCCCCGCCAACGTGCTGCCGGGCGACCGCGGCGTGGTGGAACTCGGCGACGTGGTGCGCACCCGCGTCGAACCGGCGAGCTTCCCCGTGTTCCGCCACAACGGCCGCTACGCCGAGATGGTCACCGCAGAACTCGCCGGCGCCTTCGAGGCGCCCCTCTACGGCATGCTCGCGGTGCAGGACGCCCTCGACCGCCAGGACTGGACGGGCCTGACCCGCCCCGCGGTGGCGCTCCACGGCCAGCCCGCCAGCGAGGCGAAGCCGACCCTCCTGTGGGACGGCGAATGGGAGGTGACCTGGGTGACCTTCCGGGACATGGGCGCGGCCTTCGGGGTGGCGATGCTCGGCATCTACATCCTGGTCGTCGCCCAGTTCGGCTCCTTCAAGCTGCCGCTCGTCATCCTGACACCGATCCCCCTCACCTTCATCGGCATCCTCGGCGGGCACTGGCTGTTCCACGCGCCCTTCACGGCGACCTCGATGATCGGCTTCATCGCGCTCGCCGGCATCATCGTCCGCAACTCGATCCTGCTCGTCGACTTCGTCCGTCACGCGCCGCGTGAAGCGCCCGGCGAGGGTCCGGGGGCGGCCCCCGTCGCGCGGCCGCTGACCGACATCCTGATCGAGGCCGGCTCGATCCGCTTCAAGCCGATCCTGCTGACCGCGCTCGCGGCGATGATCGGCGCGGCCGTGATCCTGACCGACCCGATCTTCCAGGGCCTCGCCCTCTCGCTCCTCTTCGGGCTCGCCTCCTCGACCCTGCTGACCGTCCTGGTCATCCCGGCCATCTACCGGGTGCTGAGGACCTGA
- a CDS encoding amidase encodes MNAPVKIETQPWRMSAAEASALILARKMSVEELTRSCLARIAERDADVKAWAWLDPDRAVRKARELDKVLIHAGPKSRLHGIPFGVKDMIDTAEMPTTNNSPIYAENQPSHDANVVRIMKAHGAFVLGKTDTVEFAAGGRKALTRNPHDFARTPGGSSSGSGAAVGDYQVPIAFGTQTGGSHIRPASFNGCYGIKPTHNTISWSGARHLSPTLDTLGWYGRSVDDLIMVAEAVRVWGIAELAPVSVAGLKVGFARTSNWVKAEPATVDAMERARSLLAAAGAIVTDLELPAPFSGLNDAQRVVMNGEGRVQFLPDYLQNYELLHEDFRKKVENAEGFTPAQLLAAWDLAAACRPVFDGLFGPDLDVILTPSSCGEAPFNPSETTGDAVMNSMWTLLHVPTVNIPGHTGPNGLPVGVTLAGPRLGDARLLAISKAVAPVIDPLAA; translated from the coding sequence ATGAACGCTCCCGTCAAGATCGAGACCCAGCCCTGGCGGATGTCCGCCGCCGAGGCCTCCGCCCTCATCCTCGCCCGCAAGATGAGCGTCGAGGAACTCACCCGCTCCTGCCTGGCGCGCATCGCCGAGCGCGACGCGGACGTGAAGGCCTGGGCCTGGCTCGACCCCGACCGGGCGGTCCGCAAGGCGCGCGAGCTCGACAAGGTGCTGATCCACGCCGGCCCGAAGAGCCGGCTGCACGGCATTCCGTTTGGCGTCAAGGACATGATCGACACCGCCGAGATGCCGACCACCAACAACTCGCCCATCTACGCCGAGAACCAGCCGAGCCACGACGCCAACGTGGTGCGCATCATGAAGGCCCACGGCGCCTTCGTGCTCGGCAAGACCGACACGGTCGAGTTCGCCGCCGGCGGCCGCAAGGCCCTGACCCGCAACCCGCACGACTTCGCCCGCACGCCCGGCGGCTCGTCCTCGGGCTCCGGCGCGGCAGTCGGCGATTACCAGGTGCCGATCGCCTTCGGCACCCAGACCGGCGGCTCCCACATCCGTCCGGCGAGCTTCAACGGCTGCTACGGCATCAAGCCGACACACAACACCATCTCGTGGTCCGGCGCCCGCCACCTCTCCCCGACGCTCGACACGCTCGGCTGGTACGGCCGCTCGGTGGACGACCTGATCATGGTCGCCGAGGCGGTGCGGGTCTGGGGGATCGCGGAGCTGGCCCCCGTGTCCGTGGCCGGGCTGAAGGTCGGCTTCGCCCGCACGTCCAACTGGGTGAAGGCCGAGCCGGCGACCGTCGACGCCATGGAGCGCGCCCGCAGCCTGCTCGCCGCGGCCGGCGCGATCGTCACCGACCTGGAGCTGCCGGCCCCCTTCTCCGGCCTCAACGACGCCCAGCGGGTGGTCATGAACGGCGAGGGCCGGGTCCAGTTCCTGCCCGACTACCTGCAGAACTACGAACTGCTGCACGAGGACTTCCGCAAGAAGGTGGAGAACGCCGAGGGCTTCACGCCCGCCCAGCTCCTCGCCGCCTGGGACCTCGCCGCCGCGTGCCGGCCGGTCTTCGACGGCCTGTTCGGACCCGACCTGGACGTGATCCTGACGCCGTCCTCCTGCGGCGAGGCGCCGTTCAACCCGTCCGAGACGACCGGCGACGCGGTCATGAACTCCATGTGGACCCTGCTCCACGTGCCCACCGTCAACATCCCCGGCCACACAGGCCCGAACGGCCTGCCCGTCGGCGTCACCCTGGCGGGCCCCCGCCTCGGCGACGCCCGGCTGCTCGCCATCTCGAAGGCCGTCGCCCCGGTGATCGACCCGCTGGCCGCCTGA
- a CDS encoding ArsR/SmtB family transcription factor produces the protein MDKAGPDVGTADQCGSASELEILEGKADQAARLLAALGNTKRLLALCRLKDQEMSVGALADAVGLSQSALSQHLARLRDIGIVATRRESQTIYYRLASEDARQLITLLYNIYCR, from the coding sequence ATGGACAAGGCCGGACCGGATGTCGGGACTGCGGACCAGTGCGGCTCCGCGTCGGAACTGGAGATCCTGGAGGGCAAGGCCGACCAGGCGGCGCGCCTGCTCGCCGCGCTCGGCAACACCAAGCGGCTCCTCGCGCTCTGCCGGCTGAAGGACCAGGAAATGAGCGTCGGCGCGCTCGCCGATGCGGTGGGGCTCAGCCAGTCGGCACTGTCCCAGCATCTGGCGCGCCTGCGCGACATCGGCATCGTGGCGACCCGGCGGGAGAGCCAGACCATCTACTACCGCCTCGCCTCCGAGGACGCCCGCCAGCTGATCACGCTGCTCTACAACATCTATTGCCGGTGA
- a CDS encoding rhodanese-like domain-containing protein, whose product MFGFRRKTVNTLTPQEVQERLAAGTITLVDVREPAEWADGRIPGAVHVPLSAFAERARTIPEGKPVVFYCLSGGRSGRALALCKDLGLAHDTHMAGGISAWRAQGLPVTR is encoded by the coding sequence ATGTTCGGCTTTCGACGCAAAACCGTGAACACCCTCACGCCGCAGGAGGTGCAGGAGCGCCTGGCGGCGGGCACCATCACGCTCGTCGACGTGCGCGAACCGGCGGAATGGGCTGACGGCCGCATCCCGGGTGCCGTCCACGTGCCGCTCTCCGCCTTCGCCGAGCGTGCGAGGACCATTCCCGAAGGAAAGCCCGTCGTGTTCTACTGCCTCTCGGGCGGGCGCTCCGGCCGTGCCCTGGCGCTGTGCAAGGACCTCGGTCTCGCGCACGATACGCACATGGCCGGAGGGATCTCGGCCTGGCGGGCGCAAGGCCTGCCCGTGACCCGCTGA
- a CDS encoding NAD(P)/FAD-dependent oxidoreductase: MARVAVLGAGLGGVIMAYELRDLLGKAHEIAVVNKGTKYSFVPSNPWVAVGWRDREAIEVDLEPVFAKRDIRLHPEGAARLHAAENRIELTTGAFVDYDYLVVATGPDLAFDEIEGFGPEHHTQSICHVDHALKAKEAFDRLVKNPGPVIIGAAQGASCYGPAYEFTFVLDKALRDAKVRDRVPMTFVTAEPYIGHLGLDGVGDTKGLLESEMRQHHVKWICNAKVDRVEAGRMAVSELAEDGSLKTSHDLPFAYAMMLPAFRGVPAVRDIPGLTNPRGFILADKHQRNPAFPNVFSVGVCVAIPPIGKTPVPVGVPKTGFMIESMVTATAHNIARLIEGLAPDAEATWNAVCLADFGDGGVAFVAQPQIPPRNVNWSASGRWVHAAKIGFERYFLRKIRIGKSEPFYERLALQALGIDKLKAIKVEETA; the protein is encoded by the coding sequence ATGGCACGGGTTGCTGTTCTGGGCGCCGGTCTCGGCGGCGTCATCATGGCCTACGAGCTCCGGGACCTGCTGGGCAAGGCGCACGAGATCGCGGTCGTCAACAAGGGGACGAAATACTCCTTCGTGCCCTCCAATCCCTGGGTCGCCGTCGGCTGGCGCGACCGCGAGGCGATCGAGGTCGACCTCGAGCCGGTGTTCGCCAAGCGCGACATCCGCCTCCACCCGGAGGGCGCGGCGCGGCTGCATGCGGCCGAGAACCGGATCGAGCTGACGACGGGGGCTTTCGTCGATTACGACTACCTGGTCGTCGCGACCGGGCCGGACCTCGCCTTCGACGAGATCGAGGGCTTCGGCCCCGAGCACCACACGCAGTCGATCTGCCATGTCGATCACGCGCTCAAGGCCAAGGAGGCCTTCGACCGGCTGGTGAAGAATCCCGGTCCGGTCATCATCGGCGCGGCCCAGGGCGCGTCCTGCTACGGGCCCGCCTACGAATTCACCTTCGTGCTCGACAAGGCGCTGCGCGACGCCAAGGTGCGCGACCGGGTGCCGATGACCTTCGTGACCGCCGAGCCCTATATCGGTCACCTCGGCCTCGACGGGGTCGGCGACACCAAGGGCCTGCTCGAGAGCGAGATGCGGCAGCATCACGTGAAGTGGATCTGCAACGCCAAGGTGGACCGGGTCGAGGCGGGGCGCATGGCCGTCTCCGAGCTCGCCGAGGACGGCAGCCTGAAGACGTCGCACGACCTGCCCTTCGCGTATGCGATGATGCTGCCGGCCTTCCGGGGCGTCCCGGCGGTGCGCGACATCCCCGGCCTCACGAACCCGCGCGGCTTCATCCTGGCCGACAAGCACCAGCGCAACCCGGCCTTTCCGAACGTCTTCTCGGTCGGCGTCTGCGTCGCCATCCCGCCCATCGGCAAGACGCCGGTGCCCGTGGGCGTGCCCAAGACCGGCTTCATGATCGAGAGCATGGTCACCGCTACGGCCCACAACATCGCCCGGCTGATCGAGGGGCTGGCGCCGGACGCGGAGGCGACCTGGAACGCGGTGTGCCTCGCGGACTTCGGCGACGGGGGCGTGGCCTTCGTGGCGCAGCCGCAGATCCCGCCGCGCAACGTCAACTGGTCGGCCTCCGGGCGCTGGGTCCACGCGGCCAAGATCGGCTTCGAACGCTACTTCCTGCGCAAGATCCGGATTGGCAAGTCGGAGCCCTTCTACGAGCGGCTCGCCTTGCAGGCGCTCGGCATCGACAAGCTGAAGGCGATAAAGGTCGAGGAGACCGCCTGA
- a CDS encoding efflux RND transporter periplasmic adaptor subunit — MRLPLAALLAGLASPALAGTVVVSPVTIPEWKAVYGRVEARDTIPARARLGGTLVDLRVSEGDSVKAGQRLAIVRDDKIAFQVSALDAQLRALQAQLQNAESELSRGQTLVERGVATAQRLDQLRTQADVYRSQIAATEAQRQVILQQGTEGEVLAPADGKVLTVPVTRGAVVMPGEPIATIGAGGFFLRLAIPERHASLLKEGAALAVETGVETVEGRLAKIYPQIGNGRVVADVEVRNLPTAYVDARLLVRVPIGERTALLVPAGAVASRSGLDFVTVKGPQGTTERSVVLGERRGDAVEVLTGLRPGDEVVTP; from the coding sequence ATGCGCCTGCCCCTCGCCGCCCTCCTCGCCGGCCTGGCCTCGCCCGCCCTGGCCGGCACGGTCGTGGTGTCGCCCGTCACCATTCCCGAATGGAAGGCCGTCTACGGCCGGGTCGAGGCGCGCGACACCATCCCGGCGCGCGCCCGGCTCGGCGGCACCCTCGTCGACCTCCGGGTCAGCGAGGGCGACAGCGTCAAGGCAGGGCAGCGCCTGGCCATCGTGCGCGACGACAAGATCGCGTTCCAGGTCTCGGCCCTCGACGCCCAGTTGAGGGCCCTGCAGGCGCAGCTCCAGAACGCCGAGAGCGAGCTGTCCCGCGGCCAGACCCTGGTCGAGCGAGGGGTCGCCACCGCCCAGCGCCTCGACCAGCTGCGCACCCAGGCGGACGTCTACCGCAGCCAGATCGCCGCCACCGAGGCGCAGCGCCAGGTCATCCTCCAGCAGGGCACCGAAGGCGAGGTGCTCGCTCCGGCCGACGGCAAGGTCCTGACCGTCCCGGTCACCCGCGGCGCCGTGGTGATGCCCGGCGAGCCCATCGCCACCATCGGCGCCGGCGGGTTCTTCCTGCGCCTCGCCATCCCCGAGCGCCACGCCTCCCTGCTCAAGGAAGGCGCGGCACTCGCCGTGGAAACGGGGGTCGAGACGGTCGAAGGGCGCCTCGCCAAGATCTATCCGCAGATCGGCAACGGCCGCGTCGTCGCCGACGTCGAAGTGCGCAACCTGCCGACCGCCTATGTGGACGCGCGCCTCCTGGTGCGCGTGCCGATCGGCGAGCGGACGGCGCTGCTCGTCCCCGCCGGCGCGGTCGCGTCCCGCTCCGGGCTCGACTTCGTGACCGTGAAGGGCCCGCAGGGGACGACCGAACGGTCCGTCGTCCTCGGCGAGCGCCGGGGCGACGCGGTCGAGGTGCTGACCGGATTGCGGCCGGGCGACGAGGTGGTCACGCCATGA
- a CDS encoding P-loop NTPase fold protein produces MKDWFGLANAHTDFFVNNETDRRVLFARSELNSQLQSRLARCFRTSYPPKMVLYGNWGAGKTHTMRHVEYELEQNQNYKARTFFAELPDVTKKSTFQVAHAAFMDCMSQDNVRRWFSLYHAKKAQDTEELVRKFTQSGDIAKAFMSLLLPGEGARIAWDWLRGIELKSADARTVGLPTCLEQSTQLVAVLRMIGLIVSEIEDRVLIWLLDEAEKLKDVTDGIPHWTASLRHLSDVQNRQLGFIIAASFRDLDDGPDALVDLQVRTRIGETNYLQLPDFQADQAEEFCKALLADWIDPQIRDQIIKSYPAELDGDRADPQLFPFTDKGFEKFVNDICLREGSTNPRGIQQEMDAAFNRAMDDKRHILSRDYLDSAAV; encoded by the coding sequence ATGAAAGACTGGTTCGGGCTCGCGAATGCCCACACGGATTTCTTCGTGAATAACGAGACTGACAGGCGTGTCCTCTTCGCGAGATCCGAATTGAACTCGCAATTGCAGTCGCGGTTAGCCCGTTGCTTCCGCACCTCGTACCCACCTAAGATGGTTCTATACGGCAACTGGGGAGCAGGTAAGACGCATACGATGCGCCACGTCGAATACGAACTCGAGCAAAACCAGAACTACAAGGCCCGCACGTTCTTCGCTGAATTGCCTGACGTCACCAAGAAGTCAACTTTCCAAGTGGCGCACGCTGCCTTCATGGACTGCATGAGCCAGGATAACGTCAGGCGTTGGTTTTCGTTATACCATGCCAAGAAGGCCCAAGACACTGAAGAACTTGTCCGTAAGTTCACCCAGTCAGGCGACATCGCGAAGGCATTCATGTCCCTCCTTTTGCCCGGGGAAGGTGCCCGCATCGCTTGGGACTGGCTCCGAGGAATTGAACTCAAGAGCGCCGATGCCCGGACGGTCGGCCTACCAACCTGTCTCGAGCAGTCGACACAGTTAGTCGCGGTCCTCCGGATGATTGGTCTTATCGTCTCCGAAATTGAAGATCGGGTACTCATATGGTTACTCGACGAGGCTGAAAAGCTCAAAGACGTAACGGACGGCATTCCCCACTGGACCGCATCTCTGAGGCATCTCTCCGACGTCCAGAATCGACAACTCGGCTTCATCATCGCCGCCTCTTTCCGCGATCTCGACGATGGCCCAGATGCCCTTGTCGATCTGCAAGTCCGCACCCGCATAGGCGAAACCAATTATCTTCAACTGCCTGACTTCCAGGCGGATCAGGCTGAAGAGTTCTGCAAGGCGTTACTTGCCGACTGGATCGATCCCCAAATACGCGATCAGATCATCAAATCTTATCCCGCCGAACTCGACGGCGACCGAGCGGACCCGCAACTCTTCCCCTTCACCGATAAGGGTTTCGAAAAATTTGTGAACGACATCTGCTTGAGGGAAGGTAGCACCAACCCTCGCGGTATTCAGCAGGAGATGGACGCCGCTTTCAATCGGGCGATGGACGACAAACGGCACATCCTTTCCCGCGACTATCTTGACAGCGCGGCGGTATAG
- the trxC gene encoding thioredoxin TrxC — translation MTHVVCPACQTVNRVPEERMADWRKARCPKCSGSLFAAAPIEASADLLQRTVERSDLPVVVDFWAAWCGPCRMMAPAFAEAAARLAPNAVFLKVDTDAEPELSARLGIRSIPTLILFRGGREAARQAGALTAPQIAQWVARAS, via the coding sequence ATGACCCACGTCGTCTGCCCGGCCTGCCAGACGGTGAACCGCGTTCCCGAGGAGCGCATGGCCGACTGGCGTAAGGCCCGCTGCCCGAAATGCAGCGGCAGCCTCTTCGCCGCAGCCCCCATCGAAGCCTCCGCGGACCTGCTGCAGCGCACGGTGGAGCGCTCCGACCTGCCGGTCGTGGTCGATTTCTGGGCCGCCTGGTGCGGCCCTTGCCGGATGATGGCGCCGGCCTTCGCGGAAGCCGCCGCGCGGCTCGCCCCGAACGCCGTGTTCCTGAAGGTCGACACCGACGCCGAGCCGGAGCTGTCCGCCCGGCTCGGGATCCGCTCGATCCCGACCCTGATCCTGTTCCGCGGCGGCCGCGAGGCCGCCCGCCAGGCGGGCGCGCTGACGGCGCCGCAGATCGCCCAGTGGGTGGCCCGCGCGTCCTGA
- a CDS encoding YgaP family membrane protein, which produces MTLDRSVLAFAGAMVLLSVLLTAFVHPYFVWFTVFIGLNLIQSAFTGFCPAASVFRALGIKPGCAF; this is translated from the coding sequence ATGACCCTCGACCGTAGCGTCCTCGCCTTCGCCGGAGCCATGGTGCTCCTGTCCGTCCTGCTCACCGCCTTCGTGCACCCCTACTTCGTCTGGTTCACGGTCTTCATCGGCCTGAACCTCATCCAGTCCGCCTTCACCGGCTTCTGCCCGGCCGCTTCCGTGTTCAGGGCGCTCGGGATCAAGCCCGGCTGCGCGTTCTGA